GTGCCGGTGGACTTCACCGTGGTCGACGCGATTCCGCGCACGCCCGGCGGCAAGATTCTCCGGCGATCGGCGGTGGTGGCCGGCTGATGGGCCGCTCGCCGTTTCGGGTGGCCATCGTCGGCGCCGGCCCCGCCGGATCGGCGCTGGCCATCCTGCTGGCCCGCCAGGGCGCGCAGGTCACCCTCTTCGACCACGGCCGGCGCCCGCCGTTGCTCGTGGGCGAGTCTCTCGTCCCCGCCATCGTTCCGATCCTGCAACGGCTGGGCTTCGAGCAGGAGACGGCGGCGGTAGGCCTCGTCAAGCCCGGAGTCACCTTCGTCTGGTCGCCGCAGGACCGCGCCAGCTTCCGCTTCGCGCGCTTCGCGCCGGCCGTGCCCCCGTACGCGTACAACATCCCCCGGCCGCAGTTCGACGAGGCGCTGCTGGCTCGGGCCGTCGCCAGCGGCGCTCACCGGGTCGTCATCCACGCCAGGCTCGACCGGGCGAACGGCCCCACCCGGGAGCTCGCGCTGAGCCCGGACACCCTGGCCGCGGCGCCGTCGCTGGAGGGCCGGCAGCCGGACCTCATCGTCGATGCCACGGGTCGCGCCCGTCAGGCCGCCCGCGCGCTCGACATTCCGGCCCGGGTGGGCCCGCGCGACGATATCGCGCACTTCGCTCACTACCAGCGCTTCAGCTGGGACGACGAGCCGGGCCAGGTCGTGATCTCCCGCATCAAGGCGGGCTGGAGCTGGCGCATTCCGCTCAAGGATCGTCTCTCGGTCGGCATCGTGGTCGACCGGCGGGAGGCCGAGAACCTCGGGCGCACGGCGGAAGAGCGACTGGAGCGGGCGATCGCGATCGACGCCTGGCTGCCCGAGACCCTCGCCGAGGCCACGCGCGTGAGCCCGACGGCCACCTATTCCAACTACCAGCTCATCTCCGAGCGAGGGTCCGGGCCGGGCTGGGTCATGATCGGCGACGCCTTCGGCTTCGTGGACCCCATGCTCTCGCCGGGTGTCTTCCTCGGCCTGCGCTCTGCGGAGCTGGTGGCCGATGCGCTCGCCCCCTTCGCCCGGGGACGCCGCGAGCCCACGCCGGAGGCCCTGGCGTCGGCGCTCGATTCCTACGCGGCCACCCAGACCGCGATGCTGGACGCCTGGATGGAGCTGGTGGCCTTTCTCTACGACGGCCGCCTGATGGCGATGCTCCGCGCCGGCCACGGCTGGATCGGGGCGCGCCCGAGCCGGCTGCGGACCGCGGCACAGAACCACATCGAACGGCAGGTCGCCCTGCAGGCCTCCGGCGTGGCCACCACGTCGCGCTACGGCCGCGGCCTGCTGCGCCTGCTCGGGCGTTACGGGCTACGCGGCGTCGAGCCCGCCGAGCTGGCCCTTCACTGAGGGGGCGTCATGAAGATCGGCGTCGTGTTTCCTCAGACCGACATCGGGAGCGACCCGCAGGGCATCCGCGACTATGCCCAGGCCGTGGAGGCGATGGGCTACACCCACATCCTGGCCTACGACCACGTGCTCGGCGCGGATCGGAGCCGCCACACCACGCTCACGGGCATCTACGGTCACCGCGACGCCTTCCACGAGCCGTTCGTGCTGTTCGGGTTCCTGGCCGGTATCACCCGGCGCGTGGAGCTGGTCACCGGCATCATCATCCTGCCTCAGCGCCAGACGGCTCTGGTCGCCAAGCAGGCGGCCGCCGTCGACGTGCTCTGCGGCGGCCGGCTGCGGCTCGGGGTGGCCGTGGGCTGGAACTTCGTGGAGTACGAGGCGCTCGGCGAGGATTTCTCGACGCGCGGCAAGCGGATCGAGGAGCAGATCGAGGTCCTGCGCGCGCTGTGGACCCAGGAGCTGGTGACCTTCCAGGGGCAGTGGCATCGCATCACGGCGGCCGGCATCCATCCCTCGCCCCGCCAGCGGCCCATCCCGATCTGGATCGGCGGCCTCAGCGATGCCGCGCTCGGCCGCGCGGCGCGCGTGGCGTCGGGCTGGATCTGGTCGGGCGCCCTGCGGCCCGGTCCCGAGGCCCAGGCCCGCGTCGATCGCGCCCACGCCCTGGTGATGGCGGCCGGACGCCAGGCCACGGAGTTCGGGATCGAGGGACGCGTGTCGCTGGCCCCGCTGTCGCCCGATCAGTGGGCCGGTGAGCTGGCCGCCTGGCGGGCCATGCGCGGCGT
The Candidatus Methylomirabilota bacterium DNA segment above includes these coding regions:
- a CDS encoding NAD(P)/FAD-dependent oxidoreductase, which gives rise to MGRSPFRVAIVGAGPAGSALAILLARQGAQVTLFDHGRRPPLLVGESLVPAIVPILQRLGFEQETAAVGLVKPGVTFVWSPQDRASFRFARFAPAVPPYAYNIPRPQFDEALLARAVASGAHRVVIHARLDRANGPTRELALSPDTLAAAPSLEGRQPDLIVDATGRARQAARALDIPARVGPRDDIAHFAHYQRFSWDDEPGQVVISRIKAGWSWRIPLKDRLSVGIVVDRREAENLGRTAEERLERAIAIDAWLPETLAEATRVSPTATYSNYQLISERGSGPGWVMIGDAFGFVDPMLSPGVFLGLRSAELVADALAPFARGRREPTPEALASALDSYAATQTAMLDAWMELVAFLYDGRLMAMLRAGHGWIGARPSRLRTAAQNHIERQVALQASGVATTSRYGRGLLRLLGRYGLRGVEPAELALH
- a CDS encoding LLM class F420-dependent oxidoreductase: MKIGVVFPQTDIGSDPQGIRDYAQAVEAMGYTHILAYDHVLGADRSRHTTLTGIYGHRDAFHEPFVLFGFLAGITRRVELVTGIIILPQRQTALVAKQAAAVDVLCGGRLRLGVAVGWNFVEYEALGEDFSTRGKRIEEQIEVLRALWTQELVTFQGQWHRITAAGIHPSPRQRPIPIWIGGLSDAALGRAARVASGWIWSGALRPGPEAQARVDRAHALVMAAGRQATEFGIEGRVSLAPLSPDQWAGELAAWRAMRGVTHLCVDTMRMGLSKPDQHVETLRRFKETALA